In Candidatus Dependentiae bacterium, the genomic stretch ATTTCGTTAACCAACGGCTATGCTCTTGCAGAAAAAACAGAGTATTTTTTACCTGATAATCCTATGAAAGCAGTATTTAGCGCTCAAGGTAAAGTACTAGTTATTTCTTATAAAAATATTAAACAGTTAACTTGTTTTGTTGTCGATGAGAACAATAACCTTACTATTGCTGAGAAAAGCGAGGGAGACTCGTATAGTGCTATATACCAAGCTCCGGATTATACCTTACTGGGGGCTGTTTTAAATCAATCACCTTATCCTGCAGAGGTAAGTCATTATGAAGATTATGCTACTACTGTATCTTTGCTCATGTGGGATCAAGAGAAGGGGCTAACTCCTCTTTATTGCTCAAATAATGAGGGATTTAAAGCTTTATTAGTTAATTTTTCTCCTCACAAAAAATATAGTGTTATTCTGTATGCTAAAGGTTTAAAAATCAAAGAGGGGTATATTCTTGTTTTAGGCCTTAAAGATCTTAAAAGCATTCAACAGGTAGCAAGCTCTACCTATAAAGAGAATCCTCTAGCTGCAGCATTTTCATACGATGACCGTTATTTAGCTATAGCTCATAAATTTGTCTCAACCACTCTTTTTGAGATCGATGATGCCACTTTGCTTACTATGCACTCTATAGCTAGTGTTGATTTAGCTAACGCATTACCTAGAGATATTATATTTGATTCAAAAGGTTATTCTTTTTATATGTTAAATTTGCATAGTGACGAATTAACTGTGTTTAAAATAAAAAAACAGGAGGCTAAAATAGTACTGTTTTTTTCTGATAAAGCAGTTATTACTCAATCTAGGTTTAAACTGTGTGGTAAGTCTACTACACATAACAGTATTGATTTTTTTGCTAACGGAAAATATTTAGGTAAAGCAGAACCTTCAATAACAGGTTTTTTTGAATTGAAAAATCATGAAAATCATGAATATTCTGATGGTACTTATCATATAAGTGCTGTTATTATGCAAGGCAATAATGTAAGATTTCAAATAAAAGCGTTAGTGATTATTAATACAAA encodes the following:
- a CDS encoding beta-propeller fold lactonase family protein; the encoded protein is MKKTLVLLLLVFVFKINHCFYDRDDQVVAVKKITDLAVGGLAAKIVSLKRIALIIVLNKDKNSLTTFQEDVNNQENYNQRVYSTGGKEAIAFTVSPDELCLAVLHKHSERINFFSIEEDGALTPLESSISIDKDASNILFAPHNNLLVVLSKEKNMLTTISLTNGYALAEKTEYFLPDNPMKAVFSAQGKVLVISYKNIKQLTCFVVDENNNLTIAEKSEGDSYSAIYQAPDYTLLGAVLNQSPYPAEVSHYEDYATTVSLLMWDQEKGLTPLYCSNNEGFKALLVNFSPHKKYSVILYAKGLKIKEGYILVLGLKDLKSIQQVASSTYKENPLAAAFSYDDRYLAIAHKFVSTTLFEIDDATLLTMHSIASVDLANALPRDIIFDSKGYSFYMLNLHSDELTVFKIKKQEAKIVLFFSDKAVITQSRFKLCGKSTTHNSIDFFANGKYLGKAEPSITGFFELKNHENHEYSDGTYHISAVIMQGNNVRFQIKALVIINTKEETADTSDQYSTREALNSKKKSALPHKLVKAKSLTNIGVVKSPQLRRANSSSDSLHKNLLKSISEVEAETSPSLAKRVMNLFGSSKAEPTSDSFALLKRSKSGL